From a single Corynebacterium kroppenstedtii DSM 44385 genomic region:
- a CDS encoding alpha/beta hydrolase: MALNATSTVNKTSAAQASVMRGPLAHGLLGGGPLTHVPQWSPDELNAVAASMAGLIRPLTTRISDSPIPATIIGGINGDAANASLKSINADTRAVTDHITQSVGLLRAHSSALCGPLCHAQSLEHTIKELQAQRDATADPFISAGLYIIETAHKADLALLLKFLDTIDGVLAHLLVDVWNSPNFKALAHVLADAGITDAFLPTTVPAPDPQRDNSQPWLDGRTVEDTDYILRERLDTWLSTAHDDKEKQYLEGILKTLADNDDAYLVHLDHDGVAIALGDPTTSPAVATLVGGVGSSEPGRIHGHTDWAREIRQASGNKASVIAWSAYPAPKSLPAAASTDNAIRGAQNLRSFQQSLRTRNPSAQLTVTGHSYGSVVVGHAARSSDATSSDATPSDTTPPLEADTVVIVGSPGTGANHAHELAPHALDRHAEIVVGRNDADPIMFAAGPDVGAHGPDPSYARWGADAWLTPNGLAATPPSDQKIRDLGGLVIPGLRFGELMKNHRYRDYSAALAQVITDGVPADAHTSQG, encoded by the coding sequence ATGGCACTTAATGCAACCTCGACGGTGAACAAAACCTCGGCAGCTCAAGCGTCGGTAATGCGAGGACCGCTGGCACACGGACTGCTCGGAGGAGGACCGCTCACACATGTCCCTCAGTGGAGCCCCGACGAGCTCAATGCCGTCGCCGCCTCAATGGCCGGACTCATCAGACCCCTGACCACCCGCATTTCAGATAGCCCCATCCCCGCCACCATCATCGGCGGAATCAACGGCGACGCCGCCAATGCATCGCTAAAATCGATTAATGCGGATACGCGCGCGGTCACCGACCACATCACACAGTCCGTCGGCTTATTGCGCGCGCACTCGTCGGCACTTTGCGGCCCCCTCTGCCACGCGCAATCCCTCGAGCACACCATCAAAGAGCTCCAAGCTCAACGCGACGCCACCGCCGACCCATTCATCAGCGCCGGCCTGTACATCATCGAAACGGCCCACAAAGCCGACCTCGCCCTCCTACTCAAGTTCCTGGACACTATCGACGGTGTGCTCGCGCACCTCCTGGTCGACGTATGGAATAGCCCCAACTTCAAAGCACTCGCCCATGTCCTTGCCGACGCCGGGATCACCGACGCCTTCCTCCCCACTACCGTGCCCGCCCCGGATCCCCAACGTGACAACTCACAACCTTGGCTCGACGGACGCACCGTTGAAGACACCGACTATATCCTCCGGGAGCGCCTCGACACCTGGCTTTCTACCGCGCACGACGACAAAGAAAAGCAGTATTTGGAGGGAATACTGAAGACACTCGCCGACAACGACGACGCTTACCTCGTCCACCTCGACCATGACGGAGTAGCCATCGCGCTGGGAGATCCCACCACAAGTCCCGCCGTCGCCACCCTCGTCGGCGGAGTCGGCTCCAGTGAACCCGGACGTATTCACGGGCACACAGACTGGGCACGTGAGATCAGGCAAGCCAGCGGCAACAAAGCCAGCGTCATCGCATGGTCGGCCTACCCCGCGCCCAAATCGCTACCCGCTGCAGCCAGCACAGATAACGCCATCCGCGGAGCACAAAACCTGCGTTCATTCCAACAATCGCTCCGCACACGCAACCCCTCCGCCCAACTCACCGTCACCGGCCACAGCTACGGCAGCGTCGTCGTCGGGCATGCTGCACGGTCCTCGGACGCGACATCTTCAGACGCAACGCCGTCAGACACAACACCGCCACTCGAAGCCGACACCGTCGTCATCGTCGGCTCCCCCGGAACCGGCGCGAATCATGCGCACGAATTAGCGCCACACGCGCTGGACAGGCACGCGGAGATCGTCGTCGGTAGGAATGATGCTGATCCCATCATGTTCGCAGCCGGACCAGACGTCGGTGCGCACGGCCCAGACCCGTCCTACGCACGCTGGGGTGCCGATGCGTGGCTCACCCCCAACGGTCTGGCGGCTACTCCCCCCAGTGACCAGAAAATTCGCGACCTGGGAGGACTCGTTATTCCTGGGCTGAGGTTCGGTGAGCTGATGAAAAACCACCGGTACAGGGACTACTCGGCGGCGCTTGCACAGGTCATTACCGACGGGGTGCCGGCCGATGCCCACACATCTCAGGGGTGA
- a CDS encoding TSUP family transporter: MSPTVIALMLTTSLFAGWVDAVVGGGGLILLPLIMILNPSFTYSQALGVNKVAAICGTGSSAITMARRVPAARTAFRYAPLAFGGSALGAVIASSVDKDIMRPIVIVLLIAVGAFVLLRPSFGQVTVRRTVTHERWIAALLLITGLGIYDGAFGPGTGLFLILTVTSLLGEDFLNSAAWAKILNTFTNLGALVVFAINGDIWWLLGFGLAVTNIVGAQIGARMVLSKGAGFVRIVLLVVVVLMAGKLALDQFGVTA, from the coding sequence ATGTCCCCCACCGTGATCGCCCTCATGCTGACCACCTCACTCTTCGCCGGATGGGTCGACGCCGTCGTCGGAGGCGGCGGGCTCATCCTCCTCCCGCTCATCATGATCCTGAACCCCAGCTTTACGTATTCGCAGGCGCTCGGCGTAAACAAAGTCGCTGCTATCTGCGGTACCGGCAGCTCCGCGATCACCATGGCCCGGCGCGTCCCGGCCGCGCGGACCGCTTTCCGTTACGCGCCTTTGGCGTTTGGTGGGTCGGCGCTCGGGGCGGTTATCGCGTCGTCCGTTGATAAGGACATTATGCGGCCGATCGTTATCGTGCTCCTTATCGCGGTCGGGGCGTTCGTGCTGCTCCGGCCGTCATTTGGGCAGGTCACAGTCCGACGGACCGTCACGCATGAGCGATGGATTGCGGCATTGTTGCTGATCACGGGGCTCGGGATTTACGACGGCGCGTTCGGCCCCGGCACCGGTTTGTTTCTGATCCTCACGGTCACGTCGCTGCTGGGGGAGGACTTTTTGAACAGTGCCGCGTGGGCCAAAATCCTCAATACCTTCACGAACTTAGGCGCGCTGGTTGTGTTTGCGATCAATGGGGATATCTGGTGGTTGCTGGGCTTCGGGCTGGCCGTCACCAACATTGTGGGCGCGCAGATCGGGGCGCGAATGGTCCTCAGTAAAGGTGCTGGATTCGTCCGTATTGTTTTGCTTGTCGTGGTGGTGTTGATGGCCGGGAAGTTGGCGCTCGATCAATTTGGGGTGACGGCATAG
- a CDS encoding carbon-nitrogen hydrolase family protein: MRISLAQICSVPDVSRNTDAVCELIMRASSENSDLIVFPEASMYPFGQGRLDTIAEPLDGRFATTVRETAEAAGIVAVVGMFAPADSVETEKGTRHRVDNVALAVGRDGADGDRVDAAYRKIHCYDAFGYRESDTVRPGNELEYFQCAGMTVGLSTCYDIRFPQQFKDLARGGAQVIVVPTSWSDGPGKRDQWRTLTAARALDSTTWIAAAGQARPGGYDKVGQSDGPTGIGHSVVVGPDGTRVAELGYTCGYVTATIDTDRLNSVRQSIPVLGDD; encoded by the coding sequence ATGCGCATTTCACTGGCCCAGATTTGTTCCGTCCCCGATGTTTCTAGGAATACGGATGCTGTGTGTGAGTTGATCATGCGCGCGTCGTCGGAGAACTCTGACCTCATCGTGTTCCCGGAGGCCTCGATGTACCCGTTCGGTCAGGGGCGGTTGGACACGATCGCGGAGCCGCTGGATGGTCGGTTTGCGACGACTGTCCGCGAGACTGCCGAGGCTGCCGGCATTGTTGCCGTGGTGGGTATGTTCGCGCCGGCCGATTCTGTCGAGACGGAGAAAGGCACGCGCCATCGGGTGGACAACGTTGCGTTGGCGGTTGGCCGCGATGGTGCCGACGGTGATCGCGTCGACGCGGCGTACCGCAAGATCCATTGCTATGACGCGTTCGGGTACCGCGAGTCGGACACGGTTCGCCCAGGTAATGAGCTGGAATATTTCCAGTGCGCGGGTATGACTGTCGGACTGTCGACGTGTTACGACATTCGCTTCCCGCAGCAGTTTAAGGATCTGGCACGGGGTGGTGCGCAGGTTATTGTTGTGCCGACGTCGTGGTCGGATGGCCCGGGCAAGCGCGACCAGTGGCGGACATTGACCGCTGCACGAGCGTTGGATTCGACGACGTGGATCGCGGCTGCGGGGCAGGCTCGCCCGGGCGGATATGACAAGGTTGGCCAGTCCGACGGTCCGACCGGGATTGGCCACAGTGTTGTGGTCGGTCCCGACGGAACGAGGGTCGCGGAATTGGGCTACACCTGCGGATATGTCACCGCGACTATTGATACTGATCGGCTGAACTCCGTGCGACAGAGTATCCCGGTGCTTGGCGACGATTAG
- a CDS encoding ABC transporter ATP-binding protein: protein MRIEVSGLSFSYKKAKSVLDGISCTFSGGINIVLGSNGAGKSTLMKILATELEPQSGVIRYDGKTAERKNRPTIVSRLGWVPQHNAVDTSQTVRDLVQTAAWLHGYSMSEARSAASEAIALVHLSDNEGDRFSSLSGGMQRRAMVAVGIAHRPDVLILDEPTSGLDPNHRASLLNIIRRLSEKTSVIMSTHISSDIEPTDRVLFLDSGHIVADVPSEELERKYGSIDAAFGQLTAGVI, encoded by the coding sequence ATGCGCATCGAAGTAAGCGGGTTGAGTTTTTCGTATAAAAAGGCTAAGTCTGTGTTGGACGGAATTTCGTGCACTTTTTCCGGTGGAATTAATATCGTGCTCGGTTCTAATGGCGCGGGGAAAAGTACCTTAATGAAGATTCTCGCGACAGAGCTTGAACCCCAGTCCGGCGTGATCAGGTATGATGGCAAAACAGCGGAGCGAAAAAACCGTCCTACAATCGTTTCGCGCTTAGGTTGGGTGCCGCAACATAATGCGGTTGATACATCTCAAACTGTGCGGGACTTAGTTCAGACGGCAGCGTGGCTTCATGGTTATTCCATGAGTGAGGCCCGGAGCGCAGCGTCCGAGGCCATTGCGCTTGTCCATTTGTCCGATAACGAAGGCGACCGTTTTTCTTCGTTGTCCGGTGGCATGCAACGTCGGGCGATGGTTGCTGTCGGGATAGCTCACCGTCCCGACGTCCTTATTTTGGATGAGCCGACATCGGGATTAGACCCAAACCACCGGGCGTCGCTCCTGAATATAATTCGTCGCCTCAGTGAGAAAACCTCAGTCATTATGTCGACGCATATTTCCTCCGATATTGAGCCTACTGATCGAGTTCTTTTCCTTGATTCCGGACACATTGTCGCTGATGTGCCCTCGGAAGAGCTCGAAAGGAAATATGGAAGTATTGATGCTGCTTTCGGTCAATTGACTGCGGGAGTGATCTAA
- the clpB gene encoding ATP-dependent chaperone ClpB: MSSFTPTTRTAEALQAALQDASKRGNPDIRPAHLLVALLEQADSIASPVIQAVGADPNQVLTRARSLVGGYPTATGQQMANPQFNRDSLNALTTAQELAGQLGDSYVSTEVLLAGIASGDSDAAKLLQEFGVTADALKAAFPSVRGNQKVTTEDPEGQFQALEKYSTDLTARARDGKIDPVIGRDAEIRRVVQVLSRRTKNNPVLIGEPGVGKTAIVEGLARRIVAGDVPESLKDKKLVSLDLGSMVAGAKYRGEFEERLKAVLDEIKNADGEIITFIDELHTIVGAGATGESAMDAGNMIKPLLARGELRLVGATTLEEYRKYIEKDAALERRFQQVYVGEPSVEDTVGILRGLKERYEVHHGVRIMDSALVSAATLSDRYITARFLPDKAIDLIDEAASRLRMEIDSRPEEIDTAERVVRRLEIEEMALEKETDEASKIRLEHLKEELADERENLKALTARWENEKSAITEVQSVKEELEKARSDSEIAERDGDYERVAKLRYGTIPELEKKLHAAEKSVNSTEENAMLSEEVTPETVAEVVSAWTGIPAGKMMQGETEKLLAMEKVLGRRVVGQDEAVKAVSDAVRRARAGVADENRPTGSFLFLGPTGVGKTELAKALADFLFDDEKAMVRIDMSEYGEKHSVARLVGAPPGYVGYDAGGQLTEAVRRRPYTVVLFDEVEKAHPDVFDVLLQVLDEGRLTDGQGRTVDFRNTILILTSNLGAGGTKEQMEAAVKATFKPEFINRLDDVVMFDALTSEQLTKIVDIQIDALAKRLESRRLVLDVHDDAKEWLAKRGYDPAYGARPLRRLVQQAIGDELAKELLAGDVRDGDVVEVTVAEGGDKLDVHGGGVSTL; this comes from the coding sequence ATGAGCTCTTTTACCCCCACAACACGCACAGCTGAGGCCCTCCAGGCTGCACTTCAGGACGCCTCGAAACGAGGTAACCCGGACATCCGTCCAGCGCACTTACTCGTCGCTCTCCTCGAGCAGGCCGATTCTATTGCGTCGCCGGTTATTCAGGCTGTCGGCGCAGACCCGAACCAGGTCCTCACTCGGGCACGAAGTCTGGTTGGCGGATACCCCACCGCCACTGGCCAACAAATGGCGAACCCACAGTTCAACCGCGATTCCCTCAACGCACTAACCACCGCGCAGGAATTAGCAGGCCAGCTGGGCGATAGCTACGTCTCCACCGAGGTTTTGCTCGCCGGCATCGCATCCGGCGATAGCGACGCAGCGAAATTGCTGCAGGAGTTCGGTGTCACCGCGGACGCCCTCAAGGCAGCGTTCCCGTCGGTACGCGGAAACCAAAAAGTGACTACCGAGGACCCAGAAGGCCAGTTCCAGGCCCTCGAAAAGTACTCCACGGACCTCACCGCCCGAGCGCGCGACGGCAAAATCGACCCCGTCATCGGCCGCGACGCCGAAATTCGACGCGTCGTCCAAGTGCTGTCACGGCGGACGAAGAACAACCCGGTGCTCATCGGTGAGCCCGGCGTCGGTAAAACCGCCATCGTCGAAGGCCTCGCGCGGCGTATCGTCGCTGGTGATGTGCCCGAATCGCTGAAGGATAAGAAACTCGTCTCGCTCGACCTCGGGTCCATGGTCGCGGGTGCAAAATACCGTGGCGAATTCGAGGAACGGTTAAAGGCCGTCCTTGACGAAATCAAGAACGCCGACGGCGAAATCATCACCTTCATCGATGAGCTGCACACCATCGTCGGTGCGGGCGCGACCGGGGAATCCGCAATGGACGCCGGCAACATGATCAAGCCGCTGCTGGCTCGTGGCGAGCTCCGGCTCGTGGGCGCAACCACCCTGGAGGAATACCGCAAGTACATCGAAAAGGACGCCGCCCTTGAGCGTCGGTTTCAGCAGGTGTACGTGGGTGAGCCCAGCGTCGAGGACACTGTCGGTATTTTGCGTGGCCTCAAGGAGCGCTACGAGGTTCACCACGGTGTTCGGATCATGGACTCCGCGCTGGTCTCGGCCGCGACGCTGTCCGACCGCTACATCACAGCGCGGTTCCTTCCCGATAAAGCCATCGACCTTATTGACGAAGCCGCCTCGCGGTTGCGGATGGAAATCGACTCCCGGCCAGAGGAAATCGACACCGCCGAGCGCGTGGTGCGTCGGCTAGAGATCGAGGAAATGGCCCTGGAGAAGGAGACCGATGAAGCGTCGAAAATCAGGCTCGAGCATCTGAAAGAAGAGCTTGCCGACGAGCGCGAAAACCTGAAGGCCCTGACCGCCCGGTGGGAGAACGAAAAGTCTGCCATTACCGAGGTGCAAAGTGTCAAGGAAGAGCTGGAGAAGGCTCGGTCTGATTCGGAGATCGCGGAGCGTGACGGCGACTACGAGAGGGTAGCAAAGCTGCGCTACGGCACTATTCCTGAACTGGAAAAGAAGCTGCACGCGGCCGAAAAGTCCGTGAACTCCACCGAAGAGAACGCCATGCTCTCTGAGGAAGTTACGCCTGAGACCGTGGCCGAAGTTGTCTCCGCGTGGACCGGCATCCCCGCCGGCAAGATGATGCAAGGCGAAACCGAAAAGCTCCTGGCCATGGAGAAAGTTTTGGGTCGTCGCGTGGTCGGCCAGGACGAAGCCGTGAAGGCCGTGTCCGACGCGGTACGCCGTGCGCGTGCTGGTGTTGCGGATGAGAACCGCCCGACAGGGTCGTTCCTCTTCCTCGGCCCCACCGGCGTCGGCAAGACCGAGCTGGCTAAGGCGTTGGCGGACTTCCTCTTCGACGACGAAAAAGCCATGGTTCGCATCGATATGTCGGAGTACGGCGAGAAGCACTCCGTGGCGCGGTTGGTTGGTGCCCCTCCGGGATACGTCGGTTACGACGCCGGTGGTCAGCTGACCGAAGCAGTGCGTCGTCGGCCCTACACGGTGGTCCTGTTCGACGAGGTCGAGAAGGCTCACCCCGACGTCTTCGATGTCCTCCTGCAGGTGCTCGATGAAGGCCGCCTGACCGATGGGCAAGGCCGCACGGTGGACTTCCGGAACACCATCCTGATCCTGACCTCGAACTTGGGCGCAGGCGGGACCAAGGAGCAGATGGAGGCGGCCGTCAAGGCCACCTTCAAGCCGGAATTCATCAACCGACTTGACGACGTCGTTATGTTCGACGCTCTGACCAGCGAACAGCTAACCAAGATCGTCGACATTCAGATCGACGCTCTGGCCAAGAGGCTGGAGTCTCGACGCCTCGTGTTGGACGTTCACGACGATGCGAAGGAATGGCTGGCCAAGCGCGGTTACGACCCCGCGTACGGTGCTCGCCCGCTGCGTCGGTTAGTGCAGCAAGCCATTGGCGACGAACTGGCGAAGGAACTCCTCGCCGGGGATGTTCGCGACGGCGATGTTGTCGAAGTCACGGTGGCCGAGGGTGGAGACAAACTCGACGTCCACGGCGGCGGTGTGTCGACGCTGTAA
- a CDS encoding ATP-binding cassette domain-containing protein: MHLCIDNVTVKYGSTVAVQDANLVLGAGVHALLGPNGAGKSSLLEVIATLRKPSSGSFRFTDNDPDSANRNDYTGMDLRHILGYLPQENLPKSRFTVREHLAYMCWLKQIPDGNVSAEVDRLINLTELSDKADATIGSLSGGMRRRVGIASALVGSPRLLILDEASAGLDMAQRDSLRRIVATVAQDAVVLTSTHIVEDIIDIADTLTVMSRGAFMFSGGWDEFCHTRQLPELKAQYLDLVGER, encoded by the coding sequence ATGCATTTATGCATCGACAATGTGACCGTGAAATACGGCTCCACAGTGGCGGTGCAGGATGCCAATCTAGTTTTGGGCGCTGGTGTTCATGCCCTGCTGGGCCCCAATGGTGCGGGTAAATCTTCACTACTTGAGGTAATCGCTACGTTACGAAAGCCTTCGTCGGGGAGTTTTCGTTTTACTGACAATGATCCCGATTCGGCTAATCGGAATGACTACACAGGCATGGACCTGCGGCACATTCTGGGATATCTACCACAAGAGAACCTGCCGAAATCACGTTTTACCGTCCGAGAACATTTGGCTTATATGTGCTGGCTCAAACAAATACCGGATGGGAACGTGTCGGCCGAAGTTGATCGGTTGATAAATCTGACAGAGCTATCAGACAAAGCGGATGCCACCATTGGGTCACTATCCGGCGGCATGAGACGGCGCGTCGGAATCGCTTCTGCACTGGTAGGTTCCCCACGTCTACTCATACTTGATGAAGCTTCGGCTGGACTTGACATGGCACAGCGTGATTCACTTCGAAGAATCGTTGCGACTGTTGCTCAAGATGCCGTCGTCCTTACCTCGACTCATATTGTCGAAGACATTATTGACATCGCCGACACCCTCACCGTCATGTCCCGGGGTGCCTTTATGTTCTCTGGAGGGTGGGATGAGTTTTGCCATACCCGCCAGCTTCCCGAGCTGAAAGCCCAGTACCTAGACCTAGTAGGTGAGCGCTAG
- a CDS encoding sulfurtransferase, translating to MSEHIPDAQFCPPELALTGLPSREAGRNPLPNKGILQDWVYKWGLDKKTPIIIYGQHHGIFSARAWWILKWAGFTDIHILDGGLPAWEDAGHPVIAGPGSLPQRFRTEITVGNMPTIEADEIDQWIKDGGFLLDARDERRFNGIAEKLDFRAGHIPGAINMPVQDFYNEDRTVLSPDEIRARFNRAGITDGSKVAVYSGSALHSCAMIAVMEHGGIDGATLFTGGWSQWAGNPENPIERSGD from the coding sequence GTGTCCGAACACATTCCGGACGCTCAGTTCTGCCCGCCAGAGTTGGCCCTCACGGGGCTTCCTTCGCGCGAAGCCGGGCGTAACCCGCTTCCGAACAAAGGGATCCTGCAGGACTGGGTCTACAAGTGGGGGCTGGACAAGAAGACGCCGATCATCATTTACGGCCAGCACCACGGCATTTTCTCCGCCCGCGCCTGGTGGATTCTCAAGTGGGCTGGGTTCACCGACATTCATATTCTCGACGGTGGCCTTCCGGCGTGGGAAGACGCCGGCCATCCCGTCATCGCCGGGCCGGGGAGCCTCCCGCAGCGGTTTCGCACAGAGATCACCGTCGGCAATATGCCCACCATCGAAGCCGATGAGATCGACCAGTGGATTAAAGACGGCGGTTTCCTCCTTGATGCGCGCGACGAGCGTCGTTTCAATGGGATCGCCGAAAAGTTGGACTTCCGCGCTGGCCACATCCCGGGTGCGATCAACATGCCGGTCCAGGACTTTTATAACGAGGACCGGACGGTGCTGTCGCCCGACGAGATTCGGGCACGGTTCAACAGGGCGGGAATTACCGACGGCTCGAAAGTGGCTGTGTATTCCGGATCCGCGCTGCACTCGTGCGCGATGATTGCCGTGATGGAGCATGGTGGGATCGACGGTGCCACGCTGTTCACCGGTGGTTGGTCGCAGTGGGCGGGGAATCCTGAGAATCCCATCGAGCGCTCGGGCGATTAA